A genome region from Thermoproteales archaeon includes the following:
- a CDS encoding dolichol kinase — protein MIVENDLTNRKKIYLAVLIALFLLASALVMFTWFPSPSEILWGGILVVWVLIVVFWLSKIVSRKWNKYVARKFIHFFTGGLVAVIAPYIFEVPTIPVLGALFMALVTVAPRIWNKDLDWFQIEKNFGDTWFCISFAILFLTFWYIDKVIAITAALFMAVGDGVTGIVRNKVYKRHVKGFWGSVAMLIVSAVIGVLYKGIPGVVTAIIATIIEKIPLIDDNISVPLVSAGVLYTIPFLMP, from the coding sequence ATGATAGTTGAAAACGACTTGACAAATAGGAAAAAAATTTATTTGGCTGTTCTGATCGCATTGTTTCTCCTGGCTTCTGCGCTTGTAATGTTTACGTGGTTTCCAAGTCCATCAGAAATTCTCTGGGGCGGCATTTTAGTAGTGTGGGTTCTTATAGTGGTGTTCTGGCTTTCTAAAATCGTATCGAGGAAATGGAATAAGTATGTAGCAAGGAAGTTCATTCACTTTTTCACGGGCGGACTCGTAGCCGTTATAGCACCATATATTTTCGAAGTTCCAACAATTCCCGTTTTGGGAGCTTTGTTTATGGCTCTCGTAACTGTCGCACCGCGAATATGGAATAAGGACCTAGACTGGTTCCAAATTGAGAAAAATTTTGGAGATACATGGTTCTGCATCAGTTTTGCAATTTTATTCTTAACGTTCTGGTATATCGACAAAGTTATCGCTATCACGGCGGCGTTATTCATGGCAGTGGGGGATGGGGTCACTGGCATCGTTAGAAATAAAGTTTACAAAAGGCATGTTAAAGGATTTTGGGGCAGCGTGGCCATGTTAATAGTTTCCGCTGTTATTGGCGTTTTATACAAAGGGATTCCTGGAGTAGTCACAGCCATCATCGCAACTATAATAGAGAAAATACCATTGATAGACGATAATATTTCAGTTCCATTGGTTTCTGCAGGAGTTCTCTATACAATACCATTTCTAATGCCGTAA
- a CDS encoding alkaline phosphatase family protein, whose amino-acid sequence MKLGYEEYLKLLREKSLLPGFVTPYYEGLSIVNLTSSLYRILSISTPANVKPLKYLDRLDEEFDAVLLFLVDALGFYDFVNSIDRRLHKEIKNLFSIYPITTVAPSTTTTALASLYTGLPPNKHGLVGYRIYFKEFGLIVKIIEYSPIVGGFRDSLGFEGIDPKDILPHPLIFENAENSGLKSFVAIKKQYQDSMFTRLLIGETRVIPFIEMEDMFLKIIEKVKRGRGQLFIHAYWNNLDILGHEYGPNSPVYGEHISRFFEYFVKFVRKILKIKKKIHILLTGDHGHVQVDPRKPFIVKKEDEIFKTLALPPYGDSRFTYFKTDDKDAFLSLAKKSFPKSFRLYESIYLNKLGLFGQGTENKEFLERIGDFIAIPQDNSYLVYPFTRNYKETMRGRHSGLSEREMIIPLLSLKY is encoded by the coding sequence ATGAAACTAGGCTATGAAGAATATTTAAAATTACTACGTGAAAAATCGTTACTTCCCGGCTTTGTCACGCCTTACTACGAAGGATTGTCTATTGTAAATCTTACAAGTAGTCTATATCGCATTTTAAGTATTAGCACGCCTGCCAACGTTAAACCTTTAAAATATCTTGATCGTTTAGATGAAGAATTTGACGCTGTATTGCTATTTCTTGTTGACGCACTGGGATTCTACGACTTCGTAAACAGTATAGACCGAAGGTTACATAAGGAGATTAAAAATCTTTTTTCGATATATCCAATTACTACTGTAGCCCCATCAACAACCACGACTGCTCTAGCATCGCTTTATACCGGTCTTCCACCTAATAAGCACGGTCTTGTTGGATACAGAATTTACTTCAAGGAGTTTGGCTTAATTGTAAAAATAATAGAGTATAGTCCGATAGTTGGAGGATTTAGGGATAGTTTAGGCTTCGAGGGTATAGATCCTAAAGATATTCTTCCACATCCGCTAATTTTTGAAAACGCGGAAAATTCAGGTCTAAAATCATTTGTTGCTATTAAAAAGCAGTATCAAGACTCTATGTTTACAAGATTACTAATTGGAGAAACAAGAGTTATACCTTTCATTGAAATGGAAGATATGTTTCTTAAAATAATAGAAAAAGTTAAGCGGGGTAGGGGCCAATTATTTATTCATGCTTATTGGAACAACTTAGACATTTTAGGACATGAGTATGGTCCAAATTCTCCAGTTTATGGGGAACACATAAGTAGGTTCTTCGAATACTTTGTGAAATTTGTTAGGAAAATATTAAAAATTAAGAAAAAAATACACATATTGCTAACGGGCGATCATGGACATGTTCAAGTCGATCCGAGAAAACCCTTTATTGTAAAGAAAGAAGACGAGATTTTCAAAACGCTAGCTCTGCCACCATATGGAGATTCAAGATTCACCTATTTTAAAACAGATGATAAGGATGCCTTTTTATCGCTTGCAAAGAAGAGCTTTCCGAAATCTTTTAGATTATACGAGTCTATCTATTTGAACAAATTAGGTCTTTTTGGTCAGGGAACAGAGAATAAGGAGTTTCTGGAGCGGATAGGAGACTTTATTGCAATTCCCCAGGATAATTCCTATCTGGTGTATCCGTTTACCAGAAATTATAAGGAAACCATGAGAGGCAGGCATTCGGGTCTTAGCGAGAGAGAGATGATAATTCCTCTTTTATCGCTGAAATACTAG
- a CDS encoding TIM barrel protein, translating to MFGIFRLGDVVFKPKRLRFGPAGIPLSTVKRSTVEGIKRVRELGLDAMELEFVRSINISEEKASEVKKVATDMNVLLTCHGQYYINLNSPDEAKLKASIERVLKAARIAYLSGAWSLTFHAAYYMNTEPAKVYHRVKKILKEIVKKLQDEGIEIWIRPETTGKPTQFGTLNELIKLSQEIEYVLPTVDFAHLHAREGGAQNSYEEFSEILTKLEDGLGRLVLDNMHIHVSGIEYGAKGEIRHVNLKESDFLYKDLLKAFKDFKIKGVIICESPNLEEDALLLKHTYLRLKKRGRK from the coding sequence ATGTTTGGAATATTTCGATTAGGTGATGTCGTGTTTAAGCCGAAAAGGCTTCGTTTCGGTCCAGCGGGAATACCTTTAAGCACGGTAAAAAGATCTACAGTTGAAGGTATTAAGAGGGTTAGAGAGCTAGGCTTAGATGCTATGGAGTTAGAATTCGTTAGAAGTATCAATATATCCGAGGAAAAGGCTTCAGAAGTTAAGAAGGTTGCTACCGACATGAACGTTTTATTGACCTGCCACGGCCAATACTACATAAACCTCAATTCGCCAGACGAAGCCAAGCTTAAAGCGAGTATTGAAAGAGTATTAAAAGCCGCTAGGATAGCTTATCTAAGCGGAGCATGGAGTTTAACATTTCACGCAGCATATTATATGAATACTGAACCCGCTAAGGTTTATCATCGCGTCAAAAAAATTCTAAAAGAAATTGTTAAAAAGCTACAAGATGAAGGCATTGAGATATGGATTAGACCGGAAACCACTGGTAAACCTACACAATTTGGAACATTGAATGAGCTGATTAAGCTAAGCCAAGAAATAGAATACGTATTGCCTACGGTCGACTTCGCCCATTTGCATGCTCGAGAAGGCGGGGCCCAGAATAGTTATGAAGAATTTTCGGAGATTCTTACAAAGCTGGAGGATGGTCTGGGTAGGCTTGTTTTAGATAATATGCATATACATGTTTCCGGCATTGAATATGGCGCTAAGGGAGAAATTAGGCACGTAAATCTAAAAGAGTCAGATTTTTTGTATAAAGATCTGCTTAAGGCTTTTAAAGATTTTAAAATTAAAGGAGTTATAATTTGCGAGAGCCCTAACCTAGAGGAAGATGCTTTGCTATTAAAGCATACTTATTTGAGATTGAAAAAACGAGGAAGGAAGTAA
- a CDS encoding AAA family ATPase encodes MKILPFTAFVGLDELKEALICLAANPNIGGLLIIGPKGTGKSSIVRAFADLLPEIEVSKNCPFNCNPYDPEEMCDICRRKYNKFGKLEAVRKKMEVVNLPVGATEDMVLGTINLERTLKEGKMVFEPGLLGRANRQILYIDEVNLLPDHIADSILDAAASGMHIVEREGVSLRHPAKFILVGTMNPEEGELRPQLLDRFSISVKLTTLSDPDLRALIVKRNLEFEENPDEFKLKWIQKQAEVVEKIERAKNLLKKVVISDELIKVVSRTCAKLEVDGYRPDIVAVKMAKALAALDGRLEVIEEDVFKGLKFALTHRTRAEGLKPPVDSKELKDVFEEELRGIVAIAPHKKKKGRKSFFRILYC; translated from the coding sequence ATGAAGATCTTACCCTTCACTGCCTTTGTAGGTTTGGATGAGCTTAAGGAAGCACTTATATGTCTAGCCGCGAATCCCAATATTGGCGGCTTACTGATTATAGGTCCAAAGGGAACAGGCAAGTCTAGCATTGTAAGAGCTTTTGCAGATCTCCTACCTGAAATAGAAGTTTCAAAGAATTGTCCGTTTAATTGCAACCCTTATGACCCAGAGGAAATGTGCGATATTTGCAGAAGAAAGTACAACAAATTTGGTAAGCTAGAGGCTGTGAGAAAGAAAATGGAAGTTGTTAACCTTCCAGTCGGCGCTACCGAGGATATGGTTCTTGGAACGATAAATCTTGAAAGAACTTTGAAAGAAGGAAAAATGGTCTTTGAGCCGGGGCTTTTAGGTCGAGCTAATAGGCAGATTCTTTACATTGACGAAGTAAATCTGCTTCCCGACCATATAGCGGATTCTATTTTAGACGCTGCAGCTTCAGGTATGCATATAGTTGAAAGGGAAGGAGTTTCATTGAGGCATCCTGCAAAGTTCATTCTAGTAGGAACAATGAATCCGGAAGAGGGCGAACTTAGACCACAACTATTAGATCGTTTCTCTATTAGCGTTAAATTAACCACGTTAAGCGATCCAGATCTAAGGGCTTTAATCGTTAAGAGAAATCTGGAATTTGAAGAGAACCCTGACGAGTTTAAATTAAAATGGATACAGAAGCAAGCTGAAGTAGTCGAGAAAATAGAACGGGCAAAAAACCTGCTTAAGAAAGTTGTTATCAGTGATGAATTAATCAAGGTTGTTAGCCGCACTTGCGCCAAACTTGAAGTAGATGGTTATAGACCGGATATAGTAGCCGTGAAAATGGCAAAGGCTCTCGCTGCTTTAGATGGAAGGCTCGAAGTTATAGAAGAAGATGTTTTTAAAGGATTGAAGTTTGCGTTAACACATAGAACTAGGGCTGAAGGACTTAAACCTCCTGTTGATTCTAAAGAGCTTAAAGATGTATTTGAGGAGGAACTAAGGGGCATAGTCGCTATTGCACCGCACAAAAAGAAAAAAGGCAGAAAAAGCTTTTTTCGAATATTATATTGTTAA
- a CDS encoding VWA domain-containing protein: protein MHRTKRKKAEKAFFEYYIVKNSKLAFFEILLTIIVFILFLEFLIRSPLYAIILFTIFYILFFLLYRKRKGKIIQIPKLDFSKFGKESLIKDKSQAKMLKKKYFKKLGLGVKILGSESESREMINFAIKKITDAKRRERGRRKIKSGYVVVDYGLPRGKFFPVALTATLKKAAVNKNFPRITPQDLRMKLFGGKGRISLIIVLDTSASMSLSIKGIIDSFEAIKKEAIRFRDRVSLIVCKGFRAFILQHPTTNFNRILSKLKEVGLSDFTPLAEGLHAGLELALLEDRRKYTPIIVVISDGFVNVPYTKKLTREYITLGQDPAVESLVQVAKTIARKKVKTIVINTRHISREISMGFEIPGTGTEVMQNLANITKGMYIGIKMKR from the coding sequence TTGCACCGCACAAAAAGAAAAAAGGCAGAAAAAGCTTTTTTCGAATATTATATTGTTAAGAACAGCAAATTAGCCTTTTTTGAGATATTACTAACAATTATCGTTTTCATACTGTTCTTAGAGTTTCTTATCAGAAGTCCTTTATACGCAATAATTCTTTTCACAATATTCTACATACTATTTTTTCTACTCTACAGAAAACGCAAAGGAAAGATTATTCAGATTCCAAAGCTAGATTTCTCTAAATTTGGTAAAGAAAGTCTGATAAAAGACAAATCTCAAGCAAAAATGCTGAAAAAGAAATATTTTAAGAAGCTTGGTCTGGGAGTGAAAATTCTTGGCTCAGAAAGTGAAAGCAGAGAAATGATCAATTTCGCAATAAAAAAGATTACAGATGCGAAAAGAAGAGAAAGAGGTAGGAGAAAAATTAAAAGCGGATACGTAGTTGTCGACTATGGACTCCCCAGAGGAAAATTTTTCCCTGTAGCTTTGACAGCTACATTGAAGAAAGCTGCTGTAAACAAAAACTTTCCAAGGATAACTCCACAAGATTTGCGTATGAAACTTTTCGGTGGAAAGGGAAGAATTTCCCTAATTATAGTATTGGACACTAGCGCTTCCATGTCCCTGTCTATTAAAGGAATAATCGATTCTTTTGAAGCAATTAAAAAAGAAGCTATAAGATTTAGAGATCGGGTTTCTCTAATAGTATGCAAGGGTTTTAGAGCTTTTATACTCCAACATCCGACAACCAATTTTAATCGTATACTAAGTAAGTTAAAAGAGGTTGGTTTAAGCGATTTCACGCCTTTAGCTGAAGGATTACATGCAGGTCTTGAACTAGCGCTTCTCGAAGATAGAAGAAAATATACGCCGATTATCGTAGTTATTAGCGATGGTTTTGTGAACGTTCCATACACGAAAAAGCTAACTCGCGAATACATAACTCTCGGTCAAGATCCAGCCGTCGAATCGCTAGTGCAAGTTGCAAAAACCATAGCTAGAAAAAAGGTAAAGACTATAGTTATTAATACTCGCCATATCAGTCGAGAAATCTCCATGGGTTTTGAAATACCCGGAACGGGAACTGAAGTTATGCAAAACTTGGCAAATATTACTAAAGGTATGTATATTGGTATAAAAATGAAAAGATAG
- a CDS encoding DUF92 domain-containing protein yields the protein MSIVEYVLTRTLMAFVLSIPIGIFVYKKRGLSLDGAIAAIIVGVTVFLTGWQTFIIFLVFFVSSTLLTKWKYSIKKETQAAEITGGRKWTQVVGAGGISSLLAFILIINLLRYDFNPEPPKIVTSLFVSMLTAIAVSNADTWAVEIGAAFNKEPRLVTKPWLKVPAGTSGGISLIGELASISGSLLIAFTTYVLYSLSHVYDLFPWNVFTVEPLMLMVTISVFGWLGEFFDSVVGATLQAKYYCPKCRKLTDKKFHKCGTATEFYSGYKIITNEVTNIIATAIASLLAFMFSFYVL from the coding sequence ATGTCGATCGTGGAGTATGTATTGACGCGTACGTTGATGGCTTTTGTTTTATCTATACCAATAGGTATATTCGTCTATAAAAAGCGCGGATTATCGCTTGATGGAGCTATAGCCGCTATTATTGTAGGTGTAACTGTTTTCTTAACTGGATGGCAAACCTTCATTATATTCCTGGTTTTCTTCGTATCTTCTACATTATTAACCAAATGGAAGTATTCAATCAAAAAGGAGACACAAGCAGCGGAGATTACAGGAGGACGAAAGTGGACACAAGTCGTTGGAGCCGGAGGAATCTCCTCCTTACTGGCTTTTATTCTTATAATAAACCTGTTGAGATACGATTTTAATCCGGAACCGCCGAAAATCGTAACAAGCCTGTTCGTGTCGATGCTAACTGCTATAGCTGTTTCAAACGCTGACACGTGGGCCGTCGAGATAGGTGCGGCCTTTAACAAAGAACCAAGATTAGTTACCAAGCCATGGCTGAAAGTGCCAGCGGGCACTTCTGGAGGCATATCTCTAATTGGAGAACTTGCATCTATCTCTGGCTCTTTACTAATAGCTTTCACAACTTATGTTTTGTATTCCCTATCTCATGTTTATGATTTATTTCCATGGAACGTTTTTACTGTAGAACCATTAATGTTGATGGTTACTATTTCTGTTTTCGGATGGCTCGGCGAGTTTTTCGATAGCGTTGTGGGAGCTACTCTTCAAGCCAAATATTATTGTCCAAAATGCAGGAAATTAACCGATAAAAAATTTCACAAATGTGGGACAGCTACAGAGTTCTATAGCGGATATAAAATTATAACTAATGAAGTAACGAATATAATAGCAACAGCTATAGCGTCTTTGCTAGCTTTCATGTTTTCATTCTACGTTCTTTAG
- a CDS encoding TIGR00725 family protein, whose amino-acid sequence MNKHVHIGVACSSDVNPLKKAVDKARIFARKLALHKDEIILLTGGGGGLMTVVSKEFAENGGIVVGVHPIEAEDVPPTHPRWHPYNIVNIKTGMTYQMRSIPLVRSSDSFVVLGGGIGTMIEAFLAYAAGKPLIVLTGTGYPSDNLEKLAENGYFDHKKIVKVVFTSDPEEAALKAYSLAKERRMKT is encoded by the coding sequence ATGAATAAACATGTTCATATAGGTGTCGCATGCTCAAGCGATGTAAACCCTTTAAAAAAAGCCGTAGATAAAGCAAGGATTTTCGCTAGAAAATTAGCTCTTCACAAAGATGAAATAATCCTGCTCACAGGCGGCGGTGGCGGATTAATGACCGTTGTATCTAAAGAGTTTGCGGAAAATGGAGGTATTGTCGTAGGCGTGCATCCAATAGAAGCCGAAGACGTTCCTCCTACTCATCCAAGGTGGCATCCCTATAATATAGTAAATATTAAAACCGGAATGACCTATCAAATGCGAAGCATTCCATTGGTAAGAAGTAGCGACTCATTTGTAGTTTTAGGAGGTGGCATAGGAACGATGATCGAGGCGTTCTTAGCTTACGCTGCTGGAAAACCATTAATAGTTCTTACAGGGACTGGATATCCGAGCGATAACCTTGAAAAATTAGCCGAAAATGGTTATTTCGACCACAAGAAGATTGTAAAGGTAGTATTTACAAGCGATCCGGAAGAAGCAGCTTTGAAAGCATATAGCTTAGCTAAAGAACGTAGAATGAAAACATGA
- a CDS encoding undecaprenyl-diphosphate phosphatase: MTNDILLLYIILGALQGFLEWLPISSSAQVTILGAFLGLKIVESLEFAFFLHIASGFAALFYLRNNVREIIFNDTIHNLNSRLAKLSIATLISFLIALPVDHFLMDFLENLDLNSVMCIIGILLIVTGILMMKGGGKSLKEEPTFHDLIIAGILQGFSILPGISRSGITFSALLIMGVKEDKALIWSYLMGIPAVIAAGFYNFLRISFNVSIICIVSSALMAFVFGILSIDTMLRLSRKMNYEHLTISLGILYIILFIFSLLFQH; encoded by the coding sequence ATGACAAACGATATACTATTACTATATATAATACTCGGAGCTCTACAAGGCTTTCTGGAGTGGCTACCAATAAGTAGCAGTGCTCAAGTTACAATTTTAGGCGCTTTCTTGGGATTAAAAATAGTTGAAAGTTTGGAATTTGCCTTTTTCCTTCATATAGCTTCTGGCTTTGCAGCTCTCTTCTACTTGAGAAATAACGTGAGAGAAATTATTTTCAATGATACCATACATAACCTAAATAGTCGATTGGCCAAGTTATCAATAGCTACTCTCATTAGTTTTCTTATCGCTCTCCCTGTCGACCATTTTTTGATGGATTTTTTAGAAAATCTAGATTTAAACTCTGTTATGTGTATTATTGGTATTCTATTGATAGTTACAGGAATTCTTATGATGAAAGGGGGCGGTAAATCTTTAAAGGAAGAACCAACTTTTCATGATTTAATAATAGCTGGTATTCTACAGGGATTTTCCATATTGCCAGGTATTAGCCGTTCAGGGATAACTTTTTCAGCTTTACTAATAATGGGTGTAAAAGAAGACAAAGCTCTGATATGGTCTTACCTCATGGGAATTCCTGCCGTCATAGCTGCAGGATTTTACAATTTTCTAAGAATAAGCTTCAACGTTAGCATTATATGTATTGTTTCATCTGCACTGATGGCTTTTGTCTTTGGTATACTCTCTATCGATACCATGTTAAGGCTTTCTAGGAAGATGAACTATGAACATTTGACAATTTCGCTAGGTATACTCTATATTATATTATTCATTTTTTCACTATTATTTCAACATTAG